The following are from one region of the Methanoculleus caldifontis genome:
- a CDS encoding coiled-coil protein, translating to MLNDLIEKRKKVLAESEQHKDRRNELNALASKNARERNTLNTQTREFVEEAQQHKEQRDKINEEVQALKDQRNDYNDKANTLFDEIESFKKDHGNLKNRGVKEIQKQIEHLEFKQQTEVYSTDKERELIEKIKQLKAAAKDQEAEFEQNKEMRTKLTDAREFRRLASEIHKDVTEKAEAAQQHHDLMVESYRKADKSREEADKAHQQFVEAQESADEEHKQFIACQKELRDYDKVISGLRKKTKKTKVTKEQKAVRKEAERIFQQFRGGEKLTTDDLLLLQRAKLI from the coding sequence ATGCTGAACGATCTGATTGAGAAGAGAAAGAAAGTCCTTGCGGAGTCTGAACAGCACAAAGACCGGCGCAATGAATTGAACGCGCTCGCCAGCAAAAACGCCCGCGAACGCAACACCTTAAACACCCAGACCCGCGAGTTCGTCGAGGAGGCGCAGCAGCACAAGGAGCAGCGGGACAAGATCAACGAGGAAGTTCAGGCGCTGAAGGACCAGAGAAACGATTACAACGACAAGGCCAACACGCTCTTCGATGAGATCGAGTCCTTCAAGAAGGACCACGGCAACCTCAAGAACCGGGGCGTCAAGGAGATCCAGAAGCAGATCGAGCACCTGGAGTTCAAGCAGCAGACCGAGGTCTACAGCACCGATAAAGAGCGCGAGCTGATCGAGAAGATCAAGCAGCTGAAGGCGGCGGCAAAGGACCAGGAGGCCGAGTTCGAGCAGAACAAGGAGATGCGGACGAAGCTCACCGACGCCCGCGAGTTTCGCAGGCTTGCCTCCGAGATCCACAAAGACGTCACCGAGAAGGCCGAGGCCGCACAGCAGCACCACGACCTGATGGTGGAGTCCTACCGGAAGGCCGACAAGTCCCGCGAGGAGGCGGACAAGGCTCACCAGCAGTTCGTCGAGGCCCAGGAGTCGGCCGACGAGGAGCACAAGCAGTTCATCGCCTGCCAGAAGGAGCTCCGCGACTACGACAAGGTCATCTCCGGCCTGCGTAAGAAGACCAAGAAGACCAAAGTCACCAAGGAGCAGAAGGCCGTCCGGAAAGAGGCGGAGCGCATCTTCCAGCAGTTCCGCGGCGGAGAAAAACTCACGACCGACGACCTGCTCCTGCTGCAGCGTGCAAAACTTATTTAA
- a CDS encoding endonuclease/exonuclease/phosphatase family protein, translating to MRLISWNIDLFRSGLKSVEKKVEAVCQHSPDIVAFQEVTDRALPLFREELENFGLVYSVDSLGLVEIARVAYMAERLNELRSRNANDPFQFAYNISRLSEQCSPTAEAKDYGCLIASRYPLTPLNPLDFDIPWKQRLVSAAVSAPTGEFELHNAHVPTAIGGRRNEIVKAETLVGIYQRLAVRSMRPRILCGDLHIPEAELSDGTIVPFYRDIVPDEAYTTTVSENDEYLGRPRKWWYNAEMNVLSGLAEYDLPDVFRRLHGYRAREYSWCPDRGPEDVPKCKRYDHVFASARLNPTACWYLHDLRGQGLSDHSAVVVDFEP from the coding sequence ATGCGGCTCATATCGTGGAACATAGATCTCTTCCGCTCCGGTTTAAAGAGCGTGGAGAAGAAGGTCGAAGCAGTCTGCCAGCATTCGCCGGATATCGTCGCCTTCCAGGAAGTGACGGACCGGGCACTGCCGCTCTTCCGTGAAGAACTGGAGAACTTCGGGCTGGTCTACTCCGTCGACAGCCTGGGCCTGGTGGAGATCGCCCGGGTGGCATATATGGCCGAGCGTCTGAACGAACTCCGTTCGCGGAACGCGAACGATCCCTTCCAGTTCGCATACAACATCTCCCGGCTCTCCGAGCAGTGCTCGCCGACCGCCGAAGCGAAGGACTACGGGTGCCTTATCGCGAGCAGGTATCCCCTCACGCCGTTAAACCCGCTCGACTTCGACATCCCGTGGAAGCAGCGGCTGGTCTCCGCCGCCGTCAGCGCACCCACGGGCGAGTTCGAGCTCCACAACGCTCATGTGCCGACGGCGATAGGCGGCCGGAGGAACGAGATCGTCAAGGCGGAAACGCTGGTCGGGATCTACCAGCGTCTCGCCGTGAGATCGATGAGGCCGCGGATCCTCTGCGGTGACCTCCATATCCCTGAAGCGGAACTCTCCGACGGAACGATCGTCCCCTTCTACCGCGACATCGTCCCGGACGAGGCCTATACCACCACGGTCTCCGAGAACGACGAGTATCTCGGCCGGCCGAGGAAGTGGTGGTATAACGCCGAGATGAACGTCCTCTCCGGCCTTGCGGAGTACGACCTCCCCGACGTCTTCCGGAGACTGCACGGCTACCGGGCACGGGAGTACAGCTGGTGCCCCGACCGCGGCCCCGAGGACGTCCCGAAGTGCAAGCGCTACGACCATGTCTTCGCCTCCGCGCGCCTGAACCCGACGGCGTGCTGGTACCTGCACGACCTCCGGGGGCAGGGGCTGAGCGACCACTCGGCCGTGGTGGTAGACTTCGAGCCGTGA
- a CDS encoding NTP transferase domain-containing protein, whose product MLALIMAGGQGSRLGMGEKPLVTICGRPMLAYVVDAFRAAGHEVVVVASHRTPFTKNWCRAQGVALYAAEGLGYVEDIRAAATDLAGVGEPFFTCVSDLPCLASDIVAGVEEAWRRAGTAACSTWVPRALCEEHGCRTQYVETVDGVPACPAGINILTAGDLGGPQDELQLLLPDRRLVFNINTREELVLVQDYLCRNRNP is encoded by the coding sequence ATGCTTGCCCTGATCATGGCCGGGGGGCAGGGCTCCCGGCTCGGGATGGGCGAGAAGCCGCTCGTCACGATCTGCGGGCGGCCGATGCTCGCCTACGTCGTCGACGCTTTTAGGGCTGCAGGACACGAGGTGGTCGTGGTCGCCTCGCACCGGACCCCGTTCACCAAGAACTGGTGCCGGGCGCAGGGGGTCGCCCTGTATGCGGCCGAAGGGCTCGGCTATGTCGAGGATATCCGTGCGGCGGCGACGGACCTCGCGGGGGTCGGAGAGCCCTTCTTCACCTGTGTCTCCGACCTTCCTTGCCTTGCGTCCGATATCGTCGCCGGCGTCGAGGAGGCCTGGCGCCGGGCGGGGACGGCGGCCTGCTCCACGTGGGTCCCCCGCGCCCTCTGCGAAGAGCACGGCTGCCGCACGCAGTACGTGGAGACGGTCGACGGCGTCCCGGCCTGCCCGGCCGGGATCAACATCCTGACGGCGGGCGACCTCGGCGGCCCCCAGGATGAACTCCAGCTTCTCCTCCCCGACCGGAGGCTCGTCTTCAACATCAACACGCGCGAGGAGCTCGTGCTGGTGCAGGATTACCTCTGCCGGAATCGGAATCCGTAG
- a CDS encoding DUF373 family protein has protein sequence MAKERTLVLCVDRDDDLGFKARIDGPIVGREACLHAATSLALTDPEDSDINAIFETIRLYDDLVKRGEEVAVAVLCGNHMNMLEGDRRIAADIDTILTATGSTSCILVTDGAEDEYVLPIIQSRVPVSSVRRVVVNQMPNLEGTYYILKRLLDDPKVSKIVLVPVGLAMLLYALGYLLGYPEGATIVVVGVIGTYLLFKGVGIDEVFGYLVTSLKSSLHGGRFTFVSYIAAILLGIVGLVLGLISLLEYYTSFGIFFQILAFIYGAIIWFTAAGLVASVGKIIDVFLNEREAIQRVVALPFFVLAIGAIAYGASIYILSISDIPGFPITSADGVKYIIFATIGGLFCAFFGVYLQSLLGRWVDEREPVPLKRGA, from the coding sequence ATGGCAAAAGAGCGGACGCTCGTCCTCTGTGTCGATCGCGATGACGATCTGGGGTTCAAAGCCCGGATCGATGGTCCCATCGTGGGCAGAGAGGCATGCCTCCATGCGGCCACATCCCTTGCCCTGACCGATCCCGAAGACTCCGACATCAACGCGATCTTCGAGACGATCCGGCTCTACGACGACCTGGTCAAGCGGGGGGAGGAGGTCGCCGTCGCCGTCCTCTGCGGCAACCACATGAACATGCTCGAGGGCGACCGGAGGATTGCGGCGGACATCGATACGATCCTCACGGCAACGGGTTCCACATCCTGCATCCTGGTGACGGACGGTGCCGAGGACGAGTACGTCCTCCCGATCATCCAGTCCCGGGTGCCGGTCAGCAGCGTGCGGCGGGTCGTGGTCAACCAGATGCCGAACCTCGAAGGGACCTACTATATCCTCAAGCGGCTTCTCGACGACCCGAAGGTCTCGAAGATTGTGCTGGTCCCGGTCGGCCTCGCCATGCTCCTGTATGCCCTCGGGTACCTGCTCGGGTATCCCGAGGGGGCAACCATCGTCGTCGTCGGCGTCATCGGCACCTACCTGCTCTTCAAGGGCGTCGGTATCGACGAGGTCTTCGGCTACCTGGTCACTTCGTTGAAGTCGTCGCTGCACGGCGGCCGGTTCACCTTCGTCTCCTATATCGCCGCGATACTGCTCGGGATCGTCGGGCTGGTCCTCGGCCTCATCAGCCTCCTTGAGTACTACACATCGTTCGGCATCTTCTTCCAGATCCTCGCGTTCATCTACGGTGCCATCATCTGGTTCACCGCCGCCGGCCTCGTTGCATCGGTTGGAAAGATCATCGACGTCTTCTTGAACGAGCGGGAGGCGATCCAGCGGGTGGTCGCCCTGCCGTTCTTCGTGCTCGCCATAGGGGCCATCGCCTACGGTGCGAGCATCTACATCCTCTCGATCAGCGATATCCCCGGCTTCCCCATAACGAGTGCGGATGGAGTGAAGTACATCATCTTCGCGACGATCGGCGGTCTCTTCTGCGCGTTCTTCGGCGTCTACCTCCAGTCGCTCCTCGGCCGCTGGGTGGACGAGCGAGAGCCGGTCCCGCTGAAGAGAGGCGCGTGA
- the ftsZ gene encoding cell division protein FtsZ encodes MQTIINEALKHAEREKFLKTDSVEGEDDILGQPRIVIVGCGGAGNNTVNRLYHMQVNGAETIAINTDKQHLDMIQADKRVLVGKSLTKGLGAGGFPDVGRRAAEMARPTLETLLCDADLVFITAGMGGGTGTGTAPVVAQIAKEQGAIVVGMVSYPFQVEKARLLRAEEGLEQLSASADSVIVLDNNRLIKYVPNLPLGQAFSVMDQLIAETVKGISETITEPSLINIDYADVRAIMSKGGVAVMLVGESKQQNKAESVVHECLNHPLLDIDYRGATGSLIHITGGNDLTLQDAEEIASSLTYELDPHADVIWGARVNSDYEGRVRVMAVMTGVKSAQILGSHRTYEPATQRSGAPMGRRIAGDAPSGHLIDFL; translated from the coding sequence ATGCAGACGATCATCAACGAGGCGTTAAAACACGCGGAACGCGAAAAATTCCTGAAGACGGATTCGGTTGAGGGAGAAGACGACATCCTCGGCCAGCCGAGGATTGTCATCGTCGGATGCGGCGGTGCGGGCAACAACACCGTCAACCGCCTGTATCACATGCAGGTGAACGGTGCGGAGACGATCGCGATCAACACGGACAAGCAGCACCTGGACATGATCCAGGCGGACAAGAGGGTGCTTGTCGGCAAGTCGCTCACCAAGGGTCTCGGCGCCGGCGGGTTCCCCGACGTCGGCAGGCGTGCGGCCGAGATGGCCCGTCCGACCCTCGAAACCCTGCTCTGCGACGCGGACCTCGTCTTCATCACCGCCGGTATGGGTGGAGGTACCGGCACGGGAACTGCCCCGGTCGTCGCGCAGATCGCAAAGGAGCAGGGTGCGATCGTCGTCGGCATGGTCAGTTATCCCTTCCAGGTCGAGAAGGCCCGGCTTCTTCGTGCGGAAGAAGGGCTTGAGCAGCTCTCGGCCTCGGCCGACTCGGTGATTGTCCTCGACAACAACCGCCTCATCAAGTACGTGCCGAACCTCCCGCTCGGCCAGGCATTCTCGGTCATGGACCAGCTCATCGCGGAGACTGTCAAGGGCATCAGCGAGACGATCACGGAACCGTCTCTCATCAACATCGATTACGCCGACGTACGCGCCATCATGAGCAAGGGAGGCGTCGCCGTGATGCTCGTCGGAGAGAGCAAGCAGCAGAACAAGGCCGAGAGCGTCGTCCACGAATGCCTCAACCACCCCCTGCTCGACATCGACTACCGCGGGGCGACGGGGAGCCTCATCCACATCACGGGCGGCAACGACCTGACTCTCCAGGACGCCGAAGAGATAGCAAGCTCCCTGACCTACGAACTCGACCCCCACGCCGATGTCATCTGGGGAGCGCGGGTGAACAGCGACTACGAGGGAAGAGTCCGCGTCATGGCGGTCATGACCGGCGTCAAGAGCGCGCAGATCCTCGGGAGCCACCGCACCTACGAACCGGCGACACAGCGGTCCGGCGCGCCCATGGGCAGGCGCATCGCCGGAGACGCCCCGAGCGGACACCTCATCGACTTCCTCTGA
- a CDS encoding pyridoxal phosphate-dependent aminotransferase: MRDNLPERMEHGGRVRWHRTREQGRLLDFSANVNPYPPEIPWNPDPSALYDYPDDRYEALKEEIGRAFGRGTDEIAVGNGSVELIRAFCSAVLGRGDAACIVPPTFAEYEMAVRLAGARCTPKEAGAAVRFLCNPNNPTGRLCSREEVLRLLSGTAARGSYLFLDEAFIELADPRQSVVDVRHENLFLLRSLTKSFAVPGIRFGYAFGTPELIARVETVRLPWTVNTFAEAFAIEAFRHYDLLRASRERIAREREWLSAGLESLCLTYEPPSANYILIEIPLPAELLVERLLSRGILVRDCRSFGLPCHIRVAVRTREENRQLIEALEACLP, translated from the coding sequence ATGAGAGATAACCTTCCCGAACGGATGGAGCACGGTGGCCGGGTGCGCTGGCACCGCACCCGGGAGCAGGGCAGGCTGCTCGACTTCAGCGCCAACGTGAACCCCTACCCCCCGGAGATCCCCTGGAACCCCGACCCTTCGGCGCTTTATGATTACCCGGACGACCGATATGAGGCGCTCAAAGAGGAGATCGGGAGAGCATTCGGGCGCGGGACGGATGAGATCGCCGTCGGCAACGGATCCGTCGAATTGATCCGCGCGTTCTGTTCCGCCGTGCTCGGCAGGGGAGACGCCGCCTGCATCGTCCCTCCGACGTTTGCCGAGTACGAGATGGCGGTGAGGCTTGCCGGTGCCCGTTGCACCCCCAAAGAGGCCGGGGCCGCCGTCCGGTTCCTCTGCAATCCGAACAACCCCACGGGAAGGCTCTGCAGCCGGGAGGAGGTCCTCCGGCTGCTCTCTGGGACGGCCGCCCGGGGGAGCTACCTCTTCCTCGACGAGGCCTTCATCGAACTCGCCGACCCCCGCCAGAGCGTTGTCGATGTCCGCCACGAGAATCTCTTTCTCCTGCGCTCCTTGACGAAGAGCTTCGCCGTGCCGGGGATCCGGTTCGGCTACGCGTTCGGCACGCCCGAACTGATCGCGAGGGTGGAGACGGTTCGCCTCCCCTGGACGGTCAACACGTTTGCCGAGGCCTTTGCCATAGAGGCCTTCCGGCACTATGACCTGCTCCGTGCGTCGCGGGAGCGGATCGCCCGCGAGCGAGAATGGCTCTCTGCCGGCCTTGAGAGCCTCTGCCTCACCTACGAGCCGCCGTCTGCAAACTATATCCTTATAGAAATCCCGCTCCCCGCGGAGCTGCTTGTCGAACGGCTCCTCTCGCGCGGCATCCTCGTCCGGGACTGCCGGTCGTTCGGGCTCCCCTGTCATATCCGCGTGGCCGTGCGGACCCGTGAGGAGAACCGGCAACTGATCGAGGCGCTCGAAGCATGCTTGCCCTGA
- a CDS encoding archaeosine biosynthesis radical SAM protein RaSEA, whose protein sequence is MLSKFTEKPLASWRGKDRYDGQILDTLTVIFRSGGCSWNRCRMCGYRHERYPDLPRDELAERLIRQVRWVKENFRDDDYQMLKIFTSGSFFDPNEVPPAARRAVAEAFRGKLVIAETRPEYVDAEALEEFRDGIDTGTWSRPLAVAMGLETTNDAIREKSIDKGFTYADFLRAAGVAHAAGTDVKAYLMMKPPFLTEREARDDMVRSIRDVSTVAESISMNLCTVQSRTEVERLWNQQAFRPPYLWSVLDVLIGSPVHVLCDPVGGGQARGPHNCGTCDGPIVKGIGDYSLTEDVELLRALAETECGCKEEWEFVLEREEPFCMPLTR, encoded by the coding sequence ATGCTATCCAAATTTACCGAGAAACCGCTGGCGTCCTGGCGGGGGAAAGACCGCTATGACGGGCAGATCCTCGATACGCTGACGGTTATCTTCCGGAGCGGCGGATGCTCCTGGAACCGTTGCCGGATGTGCGGCTACCGGCACGAGCGTTACCCGGACCTCCCCCGGGACGAGCTCGCCGAGCGGCTGATCCGCCAGGTCCGCTGGGTCAAAGAGAACTTCCGCGACGACGATTACCAGATGCTCAAGATCTTCACCTCCGGCAGTTTCTTCGACCCCAACGAGGTCCCCCCTGCAGCCCGCCGCGCCGTCGCGGAGGCGTTCAGGGGCAAGCTCGTCATCGCCGAGACCCGGCCCGAATATGTCGATGCAGAGGCGCTCGAAGAGTTTCGGGACGGCATCGATACCGGCACCTGGTCGCGGCCGCTCGCCGTCGCGATGGGGCTTGAGACCACGAACGACGCCATCAGGGAGAAGAGCATCGATAAGGGGTTCACCTACGCCGACTTCCTCCGCGCCGCAGGGGTCGCACACGCCGCCGGGACCGACGTGAAGGCCTATCTGATGATGAAACCCCCGTTTCTTACCGAGCGCGAGGCCCGCGACGACATGGTCCGCTCCATCAGGGACGTCTCCACGGTCGCCGAGAGCATCTCCATGAACCTCTGCACCGTCCAGAGCAGGACCGAGGTCGAGCGCCTCTGGAACCAGCAGGCCTTCCGCCCGCCCTACCTCTGGAGCGTCCTTGACGTGCTGATCGGATCGCCCGTGCACGTCCTCTGCGACCCCGTCGGCGGCGGGCAGGCCCGCGGCCCACACAACTGCGGCACCTGCGATGGCCCGATCGTGAAGGGGATCGGCGACTACTCGCTGACGGAAGACGTCGAACTCCTCCGTGCCCTCGCCGAGACGGAGTGCGGGTGTAAAGAAGAGTGGGAATTCGTGCTGGAACGGGAAGAACCGTTCTGTATGCCGCTCACCCGCTAG
- a CDS encoding ribbon-helix-helix domain-containing protein → MMDRITIRLPRQQVEMLERLVEAGEFPTVSEAVRYSVRALLEKHGNRALREADQISFQV, encoded by the coding sequence ATGATGGATCGGATAACTATCAGACTGCCCCGGCAGCAGGTTGAGATGCTCGAGAGGCTGGTGGAGGCTGGCGAGTTCCCCACGGTATCGGAGGCTGTGAGGTATTCGGTCAGGGCGCTTCTGGAGAAACATGGAAACCGTGCTCTACGCGAGGCCGATCAGATTTCATTCCAGGTTTAG
- a CDS encoding flavodoxin family protein — protein MKIAAIVGSPRGMRSRTRKLAGLVLAGAESAGAGVDLIDLADLQIVPCTACESCSLDGTCVFADDFAAAYDRMLDADGLVLASPVYVDNVSGQMKVFIDRLADAIHYQTLAGKYGCSLATTQVSGGDAVVGYLNHALNYLGVAAVGGMSVALDDGPEAIDRAEPAARDLGRRLVRALGDRPRYPDQEAEMAENRDYFAGIVRANRDWRPDEYERWVREGWIRDE, from the coding sequence GTGAAGATTGCCGCAATAGTGGGAAGCCCGCGGGGGATGCGGAGCAGGACGAGAAAACTTGCAGGCCTCGTGCTTGCCGGGGCCGAAAGTGCCGGGGCCGGGGTCGACCTCATCGACCTCGCCGACCTCCAGATCGTCCCCTGCACCGCCTGCGAGAGTTGCAGCCTGGATGGAACGTGCGTCTTTGCCGATGACTTTGCTGCCGCATACGACCGGATGCTGGACGCCGACGGGCTGGTGCTCGCCTCGCCGGTCTACGTCGACAACGTCAGCGGGCAGATGAAGGTCTTCATCGACCGTCTGGCGGACGCCATCCACTACCAGACTCTCGCCGGGAAGTACGGCTGCAGTCTCGCGACCACGCAGGTATCGGGCGGCGACGCGGTCGTCGGCTACCTGAACCACGCCCTCAACTATCTCGGGGTGGCGGCGGTCGGAGGGATGAGCGTCGCGCTCGACGACGGCCCGGAGGCGATCGACCGGGCGGAGCCGGCGGCACGCGATCTCGGCCGGCGGCTCGTCCGTGCCCTCGGCGACCGGCCGCGATACCCGGACCAGGAGGCCGAAATGGCGGAGAACCGGGATTATTTTGCCGGGATAGTGCGGGCGAACCGGGACTGGCGGCCGGACGAGTACGAACGGTGGGTGCGGGAAGGCTGGATCAGGGACGAGTGA
- a CDS encoding TIGR04283 family arsenosugar biosynthesis glycosyltransferase: protein MLSIVTPVLNEEENVPAFLAHIEALEGPLELIVVDGGSTDGTCAALRAAAGSFSRRIAVLSSPAGRAIQMNAGARHATGTVLLFLHADCRIAPDAPGAIGRALEEDGVIGGGFRHAFESRDPLLSLTSWFGNLLAARTQTFFGDFGIFIKKEAFFAIGGYEPLPYLEDVEFSRAARRYGRLVLADRPIGVSPRRYLEVGKYRLSAVYILVMLLNVAGIRPKRFLRYVVDK from the coding sequence ATGCTCTCGATCGTCACGCCGGTGCTCAATGAGGAGGAGAATGTCCCCGCATTTCTGGCCCATATCGAGGCTCTCGAGGGACCGCTTGAGCTGATCGTCGTCGACGGCGGGAGCACGGACGGCACGTGTGCGGCACTCCGGGCGGCAGCGGGCTCGTTCTCCCGTCGAATCGCCGTGCTCTCCTCCCCGGCAGGGAGGGCCATCCAGATGAACGCCGGAGCCCGGCACGCCACGGGAACCGTTCTGCTCTTCCTTCACGCCGACTGCAGAATCGCTCCGGATGCCCCGGGTGCTATCGGTCGGGCGCTGGAAGAGGACGGGGTGATCGGCGGGGGTTTCCGTCATGCGTTTGAGAGTCGCGATCCCCTCCTCTCCCTGACGAGCTGGTTTGGGAACCTGCTGGCGGCGCGGACGCAGACCTTCTTCGGCGACTTCGGCATATTCATCAAAAAAGAGGCCTTCTTTGCGATCGGGGGATACGAGCCGCTCCCCTACCTGGAGGACGTGGAGTTCTCGCGGGCGGCACGCCGGTATGGAAGGCTGGTCCTGGCGGACCGTCCCATCGGCGTATCGCCGCGGCGGTATCTCGAGGTCGGGAAGTATCGCCTGAGCGCCGTCTACATCCTGGTGATGCTCCTCAACGTGGCCGGTATCAGGCCGAAGCGGTTCCTCCGCTACGTCGTTGATAAATGA
- a CDS encoding radical SAM/SPASM domain-containing protein: MNDEGRNVDTAITRGCLHPAAGDVMRYFEEERVYSLQIESTLACPQGCRYCYAPPDAGQVRELPAADIAAVLTSAAAMGVRVVDWLGGDPLARGDWHDLALQARDLGLVNNIWSSGIPLADPSIAEQAVAVTEGGFISVHLDTLDPAIYARLHDGDAREKIRAICRGIENLQAFGKPASELVNCITFTRPLAGSDLARTMRYFCEELGMTVCLTQMCTVGGACSRPEWVPTVAEIRDACRARDAICCPGSPRSFGTMDVDKFYCGTAICVTVDGDITPCSVIREGFKNIRDRTLCEIVTDHRDELLFSGMRRKGPSSSACARCEQNSVCWGCRAMAYYETGDPLGPDPKCWRAAGGR; the protein is encoded by the coding sequence ATGAACGATGAGGGACGGAACGTCGATACGGCCATCACGCGGGGCTGCCTTCATCCCGCTGCAGGAGACGTGATGCGCTATTTTGAGGAGGAACGGGTCTACTCGCTGCAGATCGAGTCGACCCTCGCCTGCCCGCAGGGGTGCCGCTACTGTTACGCCCCGCCCGATGCCGGCCAGGTCAGGGAACTCCCCGCCGCCGATATCGCAGCCGTCCTCACCTCGGCGGCTGCGATGGGCGTGAGAGTCGTCGACTGGCTGGGAGGCGACCCGCTGGCCCGCGGAGACTGGCACGATCTCGCACTGCAGGCCCGGGATCTCGGTCTCGTCAACAACATCTGGTCGAGCGGCATCCCGCTCGCCGATCCCTCTATCGCGGAGCAGGCCGTCGCCGTAACGGAAGGCGGCTTCATCTCCGTCCACCTGGATACCCTCGACCCCGCGATCTATGCCCGGCTCCACGATGGGGATGCCCGGGAGAAGATACGGGCGATCTGCCGCGGTATCGAGAACCTTCAGGCCTTCGGCAAACCCGCGAGCGAGCTGGTCAACTGCATCACGTTCACGCGGCCGCTTGCCGGGAGCGACCTTGCGAGGACGATGCGGTACTTCTGCGAGGAACTCGGGATGACGGTCTGCCTGACGCAGATGTGCACGGTCGGCGGGGCATGCTCCCGCCCGGAATGGGTGCCGACCGTTGCCGAGATCCGCGACGCCTGCCGTGCACGGGACGCGATCTGTTGCCCGGGCTCGCCCCGCTCGTTCGGGACGATGGACGTCGATAAATTCTACTGCGGGACCGCGATCTGCGTGACGGTGGACGGCGACATTACGCCCTGCTCGGTCATCAGGGAGGGATTCAAGAATATCAGGGACCGGACACTCTGCGAGATCGTAACGGATCACCGTGACGAACTGCTCTTTTCAGGGATGAGACGGAAGGGCCCGAGCTCATCCGCCTGCGCCCGGTGTGAGCAGAACTCCGTCTGCTGGGGCTGCCGGGCGATGGCGTACTACGAGACCGGAGACCCCCTGGGGCCCGACCCGAAGTGCTGGCGGGCGGCGGGCGGGAGGTGA
- a CDS encoding ornithine cyclodeaminase: protein MEFCREIELEGHIIDSGVMTLVFDRIMDMGGEFEILTFNVGKQKTDTSYARLRVAAHAEGQLEAILSELHRLGARTPEIDDITLVPAEGDRIVPKGFYSTTNHPTFVKYQGEWLPVENIEMDCHIVIDEEQKRAFCTPISKIKAGNLVVVSEGGVRVVYPERPRKVSTFEFMHGTVSSERPSEAIIAKIAREILVMKQKGEKIALVGGPAIVHTGAADALAKMIRTGYIDVLFAGNALATHDIESNLFGTSLGMNVKTGTLVTGGHKHHICAISEIMRAGSIKNAVDQGVVTGGIMYECVKKGVPFVLAGSIRDDGPLPDVITDVVEAQDAMRRHIHDIGMVLMVGTLLHSIAVGNCLPSYVKTVCVDINPASVTKLMDRGTTQAIGVVSDAGTFLPLLCEQLKEQKEKC, encoded by the coding sequence ATGGAGTTCTGCCGGGAAATCGAACTGGAGGGCCATATCATCGATTCCGGCGTTATGACCCTTGTGTTTGACAGGATCATGGATATGGGAGGGGAATTCGAGATCCTCACGTTCAACGTCGGGAAGCAGAAGACGGACACGAGCTACGCACGGCTGCGCGTGGCGGCTCACGCAGAGGGGCAACTCGAGGCCATCCTCTCCGAACTGCACCGGCTCGGCGCACGCACCCCCGAGATCGACGACATCACCCTTGTACCGGCCGAGGGTGACCGGATCGTCCCGAAAGGGTTCTACTCGACGACCAACCACCCGACCTTCGTCAAATACCAGGGTGAATGGCTGCCTGTCGAGAACATCGAGATGGACTGCCATATCGTGATCGACGAGGAGCAGAAGAGGGCGTTCTGCACCCCGATCTCGAAGATCAAGGCCGGCAATCTCGTCGTCGTCAGCGAGGGCGGCGTGCGGGTGGTCTACCCCGAGCGGCCGCGGAAGGTCAGCACCTTCGAGTTCATGCACGGAACCGTCTCGTCGGAGCGGCCGAGCGAGGCGATCATCGCAAAGATCGCCCGCGAGATCCTCGTGATGAAGCAGAAGGGGGAGAAGATCGCGCTCGTCGGCGGTCCCGCCATCGTCCACACGGGAGCGGCCGATGCCCTTGCGAAGATGATCCGTACCGGCTACATCGACGTGCTCTTTGCGGGCAACGCGCTCGCCACGCACGATATCGAGTCCAACCTCTTCGGGACGTCGCTCGGGATGAACGTGAAGACGGGCACGCTCGTCACCGGCGGGCACAAGCACCATATCTGCGCCATCAGCGAGATCATGCGGGCCGGGTCGATCAAGAACGCGGTCGACCAGGGGGTCGTCACGGGGGGAATCATGTACGAGTGCGTGAAGAAAGGCGTCCCCTTCGTGCTCGCCGGCTCTATCCGGGACGACGGGCCGCTCCCCGACGTGATCACGGACGTCGTGGAGGCGCAGGACGCCATGCGCCGTCACATCCACGATATCGGGATGGTGCTGATGGTGGGCACCCTCCTCCACTCGATCGCCGTGGGGAACTGTCTCCCCTCCTACGTCAAGACGGTCTGCGTCGATATCAACCCCGCGTCGGTGACGAAACTGATGGACCGGGGCACGACCCAGGCGATCGGCGTCGTGAGCGACGCCGGGACGTTCCTCCCGCTGCTCTGCGAGCAGCTGAAGGAACAAAAAGAGAAGTGCTAG